One genomic region from Buteo buteo chromosome 12, bButBut1.hap1.1, whole genome shotgun sequence encodes:
- the LOC142038027 gene encoding uncharacterized protein LOC142038027 isoform X3, with protein sequence MSGSTARKVQPFTISTKLSLPKCAADFSGDACPGIALASALDSHRGLRRSLNERISLYLAQARAGPAAPAGQRRSPSPGEDGATDEEQLNRNSLARSIKKITLSNWHGEAGAGDAGGPGDPARTGGERNHNNNNSRTGKAPFKLAGALALSPQKETPKGKEPTMAPGCGGRSSAGAAPLLDPSPLVAQFNREMLQAEGWVQGKLRDLKDGCDLQDWAEMAQTLQWDMKDFENTLIKLNQMGEQLTWQARPSAEVVRKQLLALRDQWQLLKQTAASQSKAPGGLRSLQDFNRKAERLEAWIRHKEEKPSLAALLQESPDKVQLTRRILDLKQEEQQFQSLHKELNSLAQKLEKQGKSESRSISARRKHLNKMWLRLQGTLKEHHEALHLALEVAAFLQQADTLLRAIHAKQRSFCGAGKPGEGEPCQDRDVRDIASQVMMLDVTVSQLLSLQPSLAARVSPKHRDVKESWAQLQQVLRMEKAPALAGSSPVGEAVARSAEPRGDDSSCGAGGKEAEDKWTRGPGSMVPKDVPRKMAEHGMEEESRPGSPAVGQPPHGGDSKRRETEAECGTQQPEAQLQDVCQAVNATVCLHKDSMSPRVPLRPVGDVESPEEAQMQREPLDSSSSTRAVLLEESAPGGPPGSPQVEAMLRELGDLWEDLQRKHQENGAVLQEIDKALRLVGELDRAERWLQAVAGSLSEPATMRSPAELRWDLEEMGQLERQLLLCGLKLQALREEAAGEPPAEHDGARKMQRKVEMVEEKLARVQAALRRRAADLRDSLVLSEFLQDLQEEEARSRQGPAAPGSGCCGSQGSFPLVSAQASQPLSSEDMSCPLGELQEAVEMLNDAAKEWERVMEVAAETESLERLVAEVSLCLETLRCRAEALARGTAQAESSFTTVKSEKDLQGLQGLLSQQQELECVVSETLQGKLEELERAAARLQELCPARLCPISREVQGTLLAWAGLQELLQETRARMQQASRLRHFFKDYLAMISWTEDTRAQIFSESPSGHSLLETPCEELERRIEGKLKEFEALAASGQQLVSEEHYLSATIKERLEELQSMLGWVLVRWRAQRHQRDLGSKQEDRRRPEGPSGMSPTSQEQHALCAQPQLESIHSPVEFTPCSLLKPMPRSEPRQPAGVAISPPASPLSDAPLGVEQSWGKPSSSTPHGAGPPEESVIWDPAETSTLLLPPWGPSGLGGTVNLILSIGKKGEKKKVQPVGGSERPGEEVLQTLPATKLPGCKTFWKRCQGLLGNTWGSLKRKRKPPRQLVEEAQVEVGKTSSVKHLPAVTHRPPAPSSRTPATSHTLPKAGAGSLFDSLQRRERARAEQARLLTLQGIMGASSLQPAPEEHHGPSNTWPQKCSRMKGGPAAAGAGAPLGELLLYVRNPLVRDIDAECGAASRDPRLPGPKPMSPHLSLGSVLSLELPQDTVVLGCHRGAAVLQEEAEGQEQRQDWGVRPWEPTGSHGAGWQEEVVVDGHSPHGPGEGLGTSPKSERGTWFEEVSFNPSYSRQRAHRAGEERWSPRCPSSAGEDLLDFRPSRPSHVGVLHERVSWEGDELAAQLSQDGSPGTTGRARHRRAARLELGPSPASIPGRAGPVPGTARTQRPAGSGQPGGSPASPAAPTQLSVFEWALGSPQPHSPVSGTGKVCHPAHRQFEEEEEELQAIWDGAGEQQAPSLPAGSYAHHQAGSGAGSLPSPDATAAGPLILSSANNVLVAKFTLPTAARLLHSPLGEKSPGVGYSGGGSPSGHGVSPRVEELVSAASLDSPGALDRRRHGEEEREGSKAPPGKTEFQMMEGTLERKHVLQTGGRKASCRAWGLFHAVLMRQTLCFYQDRRDSLKSSVVALPLNLSGAVCTPDAEYTKKTNCFRLQLRDGSEYLLRAPSQPLMNEWVSKLQQNSGFPEVDYFQAAAHHVEGTSGAGGFSKVPSPGSSYLQGHHQVTTTKSQEIVVLPRSNAQLQQPLGSQDGPADGSVAVAEDVRGARHREQQWSPGGSPGLWDNSCPDDDYGLVANKRRSYSFTSATYQKITPVAMPKELVEAGSSYSVTLYIGEQAPAVPRARCHSFVARPGSPQDTLGEKTPSPPRPKNKSVFKKFFGKKE encoded by the exons ATGTCGGGCAGCACGGCGCGGAAGGTGCAGCCCTTCACCATCAGCACCAAGCTCTCGCTGCCCAAGTGTGCCGCCGACTTCTCCGGGGACGCCTGCCCCGGCATCGCCCTCGCCTCCGCTCTGGACAGCCACCGCGGCCTCCGCCGCAGCCTCAACGAGCGCATCTCCCTCTACTTGGCCCAAgcccgggccggccccgccgcccccgcgggccAGcgccgcagccccagccccggcgaGGATGGGGCGACCGACGAGGAGCAGCTGAACCGCAACTCCCTCGCCCGCTCCATTAAGAAGATCACGCTGTCCAACTGGCATGGGGAGGCTGGCGCGGGGGACGCAGGGGGACCCGGAGACCCTGCCCGGACCGGCGGCGAGAGgaaccacaacaacaacaacagcaggACAGGGAAAGCTCCGTTCAAG CTGGCAGGAGCTCTGGCATTGTCACCCCAGAAAGAGACCCCAAAGGGCAAGGAACCCACCATGGCACCAGGATGTGGTGGGCGAAGCAGTGCAGGAGCAGCCCCCCTCCTCGACCCAAGCCCTCTGGTAGCCCAGTTCAACCGGGAGATGCTACAG GCGGAGGGCTGGGTGCAAGGCAAGCTGCGGGACCTGAAGGATGGCTGCGACCTCCAGGACTGGGCAGAGATGGCTCAGACCCTGCAGTGGGACATGAAGGATTTCGAGAACACACTGATAAAGCTCAACCAG ATGGGTGAGCAGCTGACGTGGCAGGCGAGGCCCAGCGCTGAGGTGGTGCggaagcagctgctggccctgcgGGACCAGTGGCAGCTCCTGAAGCAGACGGCTGCCAGTCAGAGCAAAGCCCCGGGGGGGCTGCGGAGCCTGCAAGACTTCAACAGGAAAGCCGAGCGGCTGGAGGCATGGATCAGGCACAAG GAGGAGAAGCCCTCCTTGGCAGCCCTCCTGCAGGAAAGCCCGGACAAGGTCCAGCTCACCCGCCGCATCCTTGACTTGAAGCAG gaggagcagcagtTCCAGAGTCTGCACAAGGAGCTGAACAGCCTGGCCCAGAAGCTGGAGAAACAAGGCAAAAGCGAGAGCAGGAGCATCTCAGCCCGGCGCAAGCACCTCAACAAAAT GTGGCTGCGGCTGCAGGGGACCCTGAAGGAGCACCACGAGGCTCTGCATCTGGCCCTGGAGGTGGCTGCCTTCCTCCAGCAAGCAGATACCCTGCTCAGGGCCATCCACGCCAAG CAGAGGAGCTTCTGCGGTGCAGGGAAGCCAGGGGAGGGTGAGCCATGCCAGGATCGGGATGTCAGGGATATAGCCAGCCAAGTGATG ATGCTGGATGTGACTGTGTCCCAGCTCCTCAGcctgcagcccagcctggcagccCGAGTCTCCCCTAAGCACCGAGATGTCAAGGAGAGCTGGGCGCAGCTCCAGCAGGTGCTGAG GATGGAGAAggctccagccctggcaggcagtTCCCCAGTGGGCGAAGCTGTGGCTCGGAGTGCAGAGCCCCGAGGAGATGAtagcagctgtggggctggagggaaggaagcagaagaTAAATGGACGAGAGGCCCTGGGAGCATG GTGCCGAAGGATGTGCCGAGGAAGATGGCGGAGCACgggatggaggaggagagcaggccTGGCTCCCCAGCAGTAGGGCAGCCCCCTCACGGCGGGGACAGCAAAAG gagagagacagaggcCGAGTGCGGGACGCAGCAGCCAGAGGCCCAGCTGCAGGACGTCTGTCAGGCAGTGAACGCG ACTGTGTGCCTGCACAAAGACAGCATGAGTCCCAGAGTCCCCCTGCGTCCAGTGGGGGACGTGGAGAGCCCAGAGGAAGCACAGATGCAGCGGGAGCCCCTGGACTCCAGCTCCAGCACCAGGGCTGTGCTCCTG gAGGAGTCAGCACCAGGGGGACCCCCAGGGAGCCCGCAGGTGGAGGCCATGCTGCGGGAGCTGGGGGACCTGTGGGAGGACCTGCAGAGGAAGCACCAGGAGAACGGTGCCGTGCTGCAGGAAATCGATAAG GCACTGAGGCTGGTGGGGGAGCTGGACCGGGCTGAGCGGTGGCTGCAAGCCGTGGCCGGGTCACTCTCGGAGCCAGCCACCATGAGAAGCCCGGCAGAGCTGCGCTGGGACCTGGAGGAGATGGGCCAGCTGGagaggcagctcctgctgtgtGGCCTCAAGCTCCAGGCGCTGCGGGAGGAAGCAGCGGGCGAGCCACCTGCCGAGCATGATGGGGCAAGGAAGATGCAGAGGAAGGTGGAGATGGTGGAGGAGAA GTTGGCACGTGTGCAGGCAGCCCTGCGGCGCCGGGCAGCAGACCTGCGTGACTCCCTAGTCCTGTCTGAGTTCCTGCAGGACCTGCAAGAGGAGGaggcacggagccggcagggaccTGCAGCG CCAGGGAGTGGGTGTTGTGGCTCGCAGGGGTCTTTTCCCCTGGTCTCAGCCCAGGCCAGCCAGCCGCTGAGCAGCGAGGACATGAGCTGTCCCTTgggagagctgcaggaggcCGTGGAGATGCTGAACGATGCAGCAAAGGAGTGGGAGCGGGTCATGGAAGTGGCGGCGGAGACAGAGAGCCTGGAACGCCTG GTGGCGGAGGTATCACTGTGCCTGGAGACCCTTCGATGCAGAGCCGAGGCACTGGCTCGAGGCACTGCCCAAGCAGAGAGCAGCTTCACCACAGTGAAGAGTGAGAAGGatctccaggggctgcagggcttgctgagccagcagcaggagctggag TGTGTGGTATCGGAGACCCTCCAGGGgaagctggaggagctggagagggCAGCTGCTCGCTTGCAAGAGCTCTGCCCTGCTCGGCTGTGCCCCATCAGCCGGGAGGTGCAGGGGACGCTGTTGgcctgggcagggctgcaggagctgctgcaggagaccCGGGCCCGCATGCAGCAGGCTAGCCGGCTGCGGCACTTCTTCAAGGATTACTTAGCCATGAT CTCCTGGACGGAGGACACGCGGGCTCAGATCTTCTCTGAAAGCCCAAGTGGCCACAGCCTTCTGGAGACTCCATGTGAGGAGCTGGAGAGGAGGATCGAAGGGAAGCTCAAGGAGTTTGAGGCACTGGCGGCCTCAGGGCAGCAGCTGGTGTCTGAGGAGCACTACCTAAGCGCAACA ATAAAGGAGCGCTtggaggagctgcagagcatGCTGGGCTGGGTCCTGGTGCGCTGGCGAGCACAGAGACATCAGCGGGACCTGGGGAGCAAGCAGGAGGACAGAAGGCGCCCGGAAGGCCCCTCAGGCATGTCCCCCACCAGCCAA GAGCAGCATGCCCTGTGTGCTCAGCCTCAGTTGGAGAGCATCCACAGCCCAGTGGAGTTCAcgccctgctccctcctgaaGCCCATGCCAAGATCGGAGCCGCGGCAGCCAGCAGGAGTGGCCATCTCTCCACCAGCATCGCCCCTCTCAGATGCCCCATTGGgagtggagcagagctgggggaagccCAGCAGCTCAACACCCCACGGTGCAGGACCTCCCGAGGAGTCTGTCATCTGGGATCCTGCTGAGACCTCcacgctgctgctgccaccatgGGGCCccagcgggctgggggggacggtCAACCTCATCCTCAGCATCGGCAAGAAGGGCGAGAAGAAGAAGGTGCAGCCAGTGGGCGGCAGTGAGCGgccaggggaggaggtgctgcagaCG CTCCCTGCCACTAAACTCCCAGGCTGTAAAACCTTTTGGAAGCGTTGCCAGGGGCTTTTAGGAAACACTTGGGGTAGTTTAAAGCGAAAGAGAAAGCCGCCTCGCCAGCTGGTGGAAGAG GCGCAGGTGGAGGTCGGGAAAACCTCCAGTGTGAAGCATCTGCCTGCTGTCACCCACCGCCCTCCGGCACCCAGCAGCAGGACGCCGGCCACCTCCCACACCCTGCCGAAGGCAGGGGCGGGCTCCCTCTTCGACAGCCTGCAGCGGCGGGAGCGGGCAAGGGCCGAGCAGGCCCGGCTGCTGACGCTGCAGGGCATCATGGgtgccagctccctgcagcccgCGCCAGAGGAGCACCATGGCCCCAGCAACACGTGGCCTCAGAAGTGCAGCCGGATGAAGGGGGGGCCAGCAGCGGCGGGTGCTGGAGCCCCACTCGGAGAGCTGCTGCTCTACGTCAGGAACCCGCTGGTGCGGGACATCGACGCCGAGTGTGGGGCGGCGTCCCGGGACCCCCGCCTCCCTGGCCCAAAACCCATGTCCCCCCACCTTTCCCTGGGTTCCGTGCTCAGCCTAGAGCTGCCCCAAGACACGGTGGTCCTGGGGTGCCACCGAGGGGCCgcagtgctgcaggaggaggcggaggggcaggagcagaggcaggacTGGGGCGTGAGGCCATGGGAGCCCACAGGCTCGCATGGGGCTGGATGGCAGGAGGAGGTAGTTGTGGATGGGCACAGTCCCCACGGGCCtggtgaggggctggggacaTCCCCTAAGAGCGAGCGAGGAACGTGGTTCGAGGAGGTGAGCTTCAACCCCAGCTACAGCCGGCAAAGGGCACACCGCGCTGGGGAGGAGCGCTGGAGCCCGCGGTGCCCCAGCAGTGCCGGTGAAGACCTCCTGGACTTCAGGCCGAGCCGGCCGTCCCATGTTGGTGTGCTGCACGAGCGGGTCAGCTGGGAGGGGGACGAGCTGGCTGCCCAGCTGAGCCAGGATGGCAGCCCTGGCACCACTGGGAGGGCCAGGCATCGCAGAGCCGCTCGACTGGAGCTTGGGCCGTCCCCTGCCAGCatcccaggcagggcaggacccGTCCCCGGCACTGCCCGCACACAGCGGCCAGCTGGCAGTGGCCAGCCTGGAGGGTCCCCGGCTTCCCCTGCCGCCCCCACCCAGCTGTCTGTCTTCGAGTGGGCGCTGgggtccccacagccccacagccctgtgtCAGGCACCGGGAAGGTTTGCCACCCTGcccacaggcagtttgaggaagaagaagaggagctGCAGGCCATCTGGGATGGGGCGGGTGAGCAGCAGGCACCCAGCCTGCCGGCAGGCAGCTATGCCCACCACCAGGCGGGGAGTGGGGCAGGCAGCCTGCCGAGCCCCGATGCCACTGCCGCCGGGCCCCTCATCCTCTCATCAGCCAACAACGTGCTAGTGGCCAAGTTCACCCTTCCCACCGCCGCCCGGCTCCTCCACAGCCCATTGGGAGAGAAGAGCCCCGGTGTGGGGTACAGCGGTGGTGGCAGCCCCAGCGGGCACGGGGTGTCCCCCCGTGTGGAGGAGCTGGTGTCCGCAGCCTCCTTGGACAGCCCCGGTGCCTTGGATCGGCGGAGGcatggggaagaagagagggagggCAGCAAG GCCCCTCCTGGTAAAACGGAGTTTCAGATGATGGAGGGGACACTGGAAAGGAAGCACGTGTTGCAAACAGGAGGGAGGAAG GCCAGCTGCCGGGCCTGGGGCCTCTTCCATGCTGTGCTGATGAGGCAGACGCTGTGCTTCTACCAGGACCGCCGGGACAGCCTCAAG agctctgtggtCGCCCTTCCCCTGAACCTCTCCGGGGCGGTCTGCACCCCAGATGCTGAGTACACCAAGAAGACCAACTGCTTCAGGCTACA gctgcgGGATGGCTCCGAGTACCTCCTGAgggccccctcccagcccctcatGAACGAATGGGTCTCCAAGCTACAGCAAAACTCAG GTTTCCCCGAAGTGGATTACTTCCAGGCGGCAGCACACCATGTTGAGGGTACCAGTGGTGCTGGGGG ttTCAGCAAggtccccagccctgggagctCCTACCTCCAGGGACATCATCAGGTCACGACCACCAAGAGCCAGGAGATCGTGGTGCTGCCCCGCTCAAAcgcccagctgcagcagcctctgggCAGCCAGGATGGCCCAGCCGATGGGTCTGTGGCAGTAGCAG AGGATGTTCGTGGGGCCAGGCACAGGGAGCAGCAGTGGTCACCCGGGGGGTCCCCTGGCCTGTGGGACAACAGCTGCCCAGATGACGACTATGGGCTCGTGGCCAACAAGAGGAGGTCCTACTCCTTCACCTCAG CCACTTACCAGAAGATCACCCCGGTGGCCATGCCCAAGGAGCTGGTGGAGGCTGGGAGCAGCTACTCCGTCACACTGTACATCGGGGAGCAAGCACCGGCTGTGCCCCGGGCACGCTGCCACTCCTTCGTGGCCCGGCCGGGGAGCCCGCAGGACACGCTGGGGGAGAAGACACCTAGCCCCCCTCGGCCCAAGAACAAATCTGTCTTCAAGAAGTTCTTTGGGAAGAAGGAGTGA